A single region of the Acipenser ruthenus chromosome 57, fAciRut3.2 maternal haplotype, whole genome shotgun sequence genome encodes:
- the LOC117967232 gene encoding leukotriene B4 receptor 1-like: MSQSQCKPHLHPRKHLKVAATRERHIIFETQNSKRISSLIPDRHQTMNISSSPFPSLTSRPPSSPSSLGSSEIVGTLFLGLAFVLGFPGNLFVVWTVLCRVARRSVTCLLVLNLAAADALVLLSAPFFIRYLVGGRGWEFGSSFCKLVHYLCSVNMYASIFLIAAMSLDRFLAVSRPFLSQQLRTKRALLKILLLIWSLAFLFAIPMPFYRRVSLKGGLEYCIPFHSDPKHMVFQYLMEILSFLVPFSIILFSSLYIFRKLRNTVFENKSKQIILPVVVAFSVFWMPYHIVNLIQVSGALAGEKSMNNSLLGAAETARPYVTAFAFFSSSVNPVLYAFIGRSYIRSDGINFIAIMLEQTNSELQGSRL; the protein is encoded by the exons ATGTCACAAAGCCAGTGTAAGCCACACCTACACCCGAGGAAACATTTAAAGGTGGCTGCTACTAGAGAAAGACACATCATTTTTGAAACCCAAAACTCAAAAAG GATTTCCAGCCTCATTCCAGATCGCCATCAAACCATGAACATCTCCTCTTCTCCCTTCCCCTCCCTCACCtctcgccctccctcctccccctcctccctgggCTCCTCTGAGATAGTGGGCACTCTCTTCTTGGGCTTGGCGTTTGTTCTGGGTTTCCCAGGGAACCTGTTTGTAGTGTGGACGGTGCTGTGCCGTGTGGCTCGTCGCTCAGTCACCTGCCTGCTGGTGTTGAATCTGGCCGCAGCCGACGCCCTGGTTCTGCTCAGCGCTCCCTTCTTCATACGCTACTTGGTCGGGGGACGGGGATGGGAGTTTGGCTCGTCCTTCTGCAAGCTGGTTCATTACCTCTGCAGCGTCAACATGTACGCCTCCATCTTCCTCATCGCCGCCATGAGCCTCGACCGCTTCCTGGCTGTGTCCCGTCCCTTCCTGTCTCAGCAGCTTCGCACCAAGAGGGCCCTGCTGAAGATCCTGCTGCTCATCTGGAGCCTGGCCTTCCTCTTTGCCATCCCCATGCCCTTCTACCGCAG AGTTTCCCTGAAAGGTGGGCTGGAATACTGCATACCATTCCACAGTGATCCAAAGCACATGGTTTTCCAATACCTGATGGAGATCTTAAGTTTCCTGGTTCCGTTTTCCATTATCCTCTTCTCGTCTCTTTACATTTTCAGGAAATTAAGAAACACCGTGTTTGAGAATAAAAGCAAACAGATAATCCTTCCCGTTGTGGTCGCTTTCTCTGTCTTTTGGATGCCCTACCACATCGTGAACCTGATCCAGGTTTCAGGAGCCTTAGCTGGGGAAAAATCAATGAACAACTCCCTCCTTGGAGCTGCCGAAACTGCCAGGCCCTACGTGACGGCTTTTGCTTTCTTCAGCAGCAGCGTCAACCCAGTTCTCTACGCCTTCATTGGGAGGTCCTACATCCGCTCGGACGGCATCAATTTCATAGCTATCATGCTGGAACAAACTAATTCTGAATTGCAGGGCTCAAGGTTATAA